One region of Microbacterium rhizosphaerae genomic DNA includes:
- a CDS encoding methyltransferase domain-containing protein: MASYTHGHHESVLRSHEWRTAENSAAYLLPHVRPGLSLLDVGSGPGTITLDLAARVAPGHVTGVDTAPAIVEKAATLVLETGVRNVDFVVDDAYALDAADDAFDIVHAHQVLQHLERPVDALREFRRVVKRDGLVAARDVDYEGVIWYPLIPALDEWLEVYLATHRGSSGEPAAGRRLKAWAREAGFAEVVSSATSWLFEDAADRAWWGGMWADRVVASDFARRAIDLGVADHEVLERISAGWREWAASEDGWLLMPHGEIIARG, encoded by the coding sequence ATGGCGAGTTACACGCACGGTCATCACGAGAGCGTTCTGCGGTCGCACGAGTGGCGCACCGCCGAGAACTCCGCCGCGTACCTCCTTCCGCATGTGCGGCCCGGCCTCTCGCTGCTCGACGTGGGCTCGGGGCCGGGGACCATCACGCTCGACCTCGCGGCGCGCGTCGCTCCCGGGCACGTCACGGGGGTGGACACGGCGCCCGCGATCGTCGAGAAGGCGGCCACCCTCGTCCTCGAGACGGGGGTGCGCAACGTCGACTTCGTCGTCGACGACGCGTATGCGCTGGATGCAGCGGACGACGCCTTCGACATCGTGCACGCGCATCAGGTGCTGCAGCACCTGGAGCGTCCTGTGGACGCGCTGCGCGAGTTCCGCCGCGTGGTGAAGCGCGACGGCCTCGTCGCCGCCCGCGACGTGGACTACGAGGGCGTCATCTGGTACCCGCTGATCCCGGCGCTCGACGAGTGGCTCGAGGTCTACCTCGCCACGCATCGCGGGTCGTCGGGCGAGCCGGCCGCGGGCCGGCGCCTCAAGGCATGGGCGCGCGAGGCGGGCTTCGCGGAGGTCGTCTCGAGCGCCACGTCGTGGCTGTTCGAGGATGCTGCGGACCGCGCGTGGTGGGGCGGCATGTGGGCGGACCGGGTCGTCGCATCCGACTTCGCCCGCCGCGCGATCGATCTCGGCGTCGCCGATCACGAGGTGCTGGAGCGCATCTCGGCCGGATGGCGCGAATGGGCGGCGAGCGAGGACGGATGGCTGCTGATGCCGCACGGCGAGATCATCGCGCGGGGCTGA